In Saccopteryx leptura isolate mSacLep1 chromosome 9, mSacLep1_pri_phased_curated, whole genome shotgun sequence, the genomic window tattctttttttctccttctactgatgtgagagagagtgagagtgagcaagagagagagagggagacagggagaaagtgagagaggaaagaggtgagaagcatcaactcattgttgtgacactttagttgttcattgattgcttctcatatgtgccttgatgggggcagaggggtgaggggctctagctaagccagtgacccctttctcaagccagcaactttggacttaagccagcaaccttgggctttaagccagcaacctttgtgctcaagcaagcgaccttgagatcatgttgctgatcctgcattcaagccagcaaccctgcactcaagcctgtgaccacagggttttgaacccgggacctcagcgtccctggttgatgctccatctactgcgccaccactcaTCAGGCTATCAACATCATTCTTAACCCTTTAGAGGGTTATGAATTCCTCTGTGACTCTAATGGAAGCCAAACAGACCCTTCCCCagaaagatacacacacagaccagccatatatatatgatttcagAGGTTCTGATGATGTCTGTCTTTTGAGGGCATAGACGTTCCTTCTGCAACTGTGAGCACTGCTCTGTGAAATCTGTTTTACTTGTCCAAAACCAGCTTTGCTTTGCCTCACCTCATTTGTGATAAAAAGTCTCTTTGTAAAGTGTAAGAATCTTGAGTCTGGCTCTGTGAGGTCCAAAAGACTGAAGGAaggggctttccagttttccagttACTGGGGGCAGTGAAATATTAGGGCAAAGTATTGCTCCACTTTATTTGTTGAGCACTTATATGTACTAGATACTGAGGATGCAGCAGCAGAGCTTATATACCAGCCGGGGAGACAGAAGaggcaaataaacaaacaagatcaTTTTGGGTTTGGCCtctggtgttgcagtggataaagggttgacctggagtcctgaggttgttggtttgaaaccctgggtttgcctggtcaaggcacatataataatcaatcaaagaacaactaaaacaAAGCAACAATGAGTTACTTCTCACTCCCACccgttcctctctctgtaaaatcagtaaataaaataaagaagagatcACTTTGAAGTCATCATGAAGGAATAAAGCATGCTGATGTGACAGTGACTGGGGTGTGGGGGGAAGAAACTACAGGTGAGGAAATCAAGAAATGCCTTTCTGTGGAAGTGACATGAACTGAGACTTGAAGGGGGGGTGAGGAATAATCCAGGGGGATATTTAGGGGCCAGTGTTGCAGGGAGAGTAAAcagtatgtgcaaaggccctgaggctgggaGATGaggcagaggagaaagaggaattcTGAAGGCACTTGAATAAAAATCTAGATGTCTAATATGATTGCAAGTTTGAAAAAGCACCAAGGGGCCTTTTAGGCCACTGGAAGAAGgttggattttgttttaaatttacttggtggACCCCTTCCACTAATGGCCCCCCATCTTGTCCATCTTTTCAGGAACTCCAAGGTCAGAGGTCGGATGTCTACAGTGACCTCAACACACAAAGGCAGTATTACAAATGAGCCCAAACCATGGCAGTCAACAACCTGATACCTGGATCCAGTCATTCCTGATGCCTAACTAGCACCCTATTCCTGTTCCCACCAAGATACAGATCTACAGAGTGCCCCCTTTGAGAGATCAGATTTTCCTCCACTCCTGCCCTGAAATAAACACGGAGCACAAAACACTGTTGAATTATTCCAGATCCTTGGGCTGAGGAGATGAGGATATGTGGCATTCTGAGAGGGAAGGTCATGGACCTAGAAACAGCTAAATGGGAGGGAGGCTTTGGGGACCCTGGGTTCTTTCAGGAAAAATTAGAAGAAGaggtattttaattgttttattccaACCCAAATGGGGGAGTGGGTTTCCTGTGCCATCACACACAATCCAGAATGAGAGTGTCGCAGTTCCAGGGGGTCAGCCCCTGCCAGGCATGTTGATGTAGACTTTACCATCTtctgagggtgggggagagaaaacaTGAGGCCTGACCAGCCTCCACCCACCCACATCTCCACCTTCCCGGGGACCCCCTGCCTCAGGGGTTTCCTCAGGAGTTCCCCCAGCAGCGCCTCCAGGGTTTCCCCAGCAGCGCCTCCAGGGCTTCCCCAGGGACCCCGCCCTGGGGAACTCTTCCCTAGGGACACAACCCCCACTCCAGGCcctgccctgtccctgccctcACCTCGGGTGGGCCTGTTCCGTTGGCTGGCACACAGAAACACCACCACCACAATTAGCAGAGACACCACTGCATCAGCAGCCATAAGGCCCGttaggaggggcagggggaggggcccaCATCCAGAACAGGAACCTGGAGGGCGGGGCCAAAACGAGAAGGAAACTGAGGGGGGCTCCAGGCTTCCAGGGCTGTTCTTTGGGCATATGGGCAAAGGAAGTCCTTGAGAGGTGACCCAGATTCCCTGGGGTGGACACCTGGGGGATAAAAAGGGAGATGGAAATCCAGAGTCTGGTGTATTGCGTCCTAGAGAGACATATACTGTGACTTGGGCATAGTAGGAACTCCTGAAGGGGGACGCTGGGGGTTGGCTAAGTCCCTGGGTCTTCAGTTTGGTGAAGAGGGCAGTGAGATGGGGATTTGGAGAGCTGGAGAGGACTGCAGACCATCTGGAGGCTCCAATCTGGGGAGAAGAGGTGACCTGGAGATGGTGACCTGGAGAGCCATGAGGATATTCCAGGATCCTCAAACCACCCTTCAGGGAAGGAAACAGTGACTGAAGTAGCATGGCAAAGGGAAGGAGTGTTGATTTCTCACCTGGGGTTATCTGagctgtagccactgtggaaagagaaggaaggtaaTCAGTGGGGAGAGGTAGTTCCCAAAATAGAGCGCAGGGAAAGGTGATATCCTGAGAAGTAAGCTCCACTCCAAAAGATCAAAACtagagcctgagcaggcgatggcacagtggatagagtgtcgacctgggatgctgaggacccagcttcaaaaccccaaggtagcctgcttgtgtgcaggctcaccagcttgagtgtggggtcgctatcttgagcatgggatcacagacacgacccaaaggttgctggcttgagtccaaggtcactggcttgagcaagggatcacttgctctcctggagctccccggtcaaggcatatatgagaaagcaatcaatgaataactaaggtgccgcaacgaagaatggatgcgtctcatctttctctcccttcctgtctgtctgtccctctcactctctctctctatctctctgtctctctctcacttaaaaaaaaatagaaagagggcCAAATGGGAGAGGAGCccccagagaagcagagaaagacaggaaatcaGAAGAGGCAGAGACCCAGCAGTGAGAAGGGGAGATTAACAGGCAGGCACTCTAGAACTCAGCTTCTCTTCCCAAAGATCCAGGCACTGAAGCCAAATGAATctccaggaagggaagggaaagggcacTGGGAGAAGGATCTGCCCTCAGCATCCCTCCCTTCAGTGCTACCCAAGACACCATTTCACAAATACTTGGCCTTCCACTCTTCTCCCCGCTTCCCCCCAATTCTGCTGGCATT contains:
- the HCST gene encoding hematopoietic cell signal transducer isoform X2, translating into MIPPGHVLLLLLLPVATAQITPGSCSGCGPLPLPLLTGLMAADAVVSLLIVVVVFLCASQRNRPTRDGKVYINMPGRG
- the HCST gene encoding hematopoietic cell signal transducer isoform X1; this translates as MIPPGHVLLLLLLPVATAQITPGSCSGCGPLPLPLLTGLMAADAVVSLLIVVVVFLCASQRNRPTREDGKVYINMPGRG